A segment of the Planctomycetia bacterium genome:
TCCGCCGGCGGACGTGGGCTTGTCCGCCCTGCTCGACGACCTGGACGAGCGGGGACTGCTGGCGACCACGCTGGTGGTGGTGCTGGGCGAGTTCGGCCGCACGCCGCGGATTGGCCGCATCGTGATGAACTCCGCCACCGACGCCAGCGGCCGCGACCATTGGCCGCACGCGTATAGCGTGCTATTGGCCGGCGGCGGCGTGCGGCCTGGGCAGGTGTACGGGTCCTCGGACAATCGGGCGGCCTACGTGGTCGACTCGCCCGTCACCCCGCCCGACCTTACCGCCACAGTCCTGCACGCCCTCGGCATCGACCCCCAGCACCTGATCCACGACCTTCAAGGCCGGCCGCATAAGCTGAGCGACGGAAGAGTGGTGCGGGAGTTGTTTTGAGGCGGGGCGCAACGGGAACTATGCTCTATATTAGCACCGGCCATTCACCCGGCGGAGTGCCAAAGATCGGCTTGTGCGGTAGGTCAATGTCGAAATGCCTCATTCTTTTCCGCAAGAACGATTCAATCACGTCCGACTTTATGGCATGTAACCGTGGATGAAATCCCCACGTTCTCAAGCACGCAATGTTAAACGTATACATGCACGCCGTAAACTCGTCCCCCATGAAGCGGTCACTGGGATACACGTCCGGAATGATCCTGGACGCGATATCCTGCATTGCTTTCGTCGCCTGCTCCCCATCGAGATAATCCGTCATACGCTCGCGAAGCTTCACGTTCAGAACAACATTGTAGACAGCCGAGATTATCATCCAGTCTTTGTAGCCGCGATTATACCATTGATCGCAATACTGACAAAAACCGGGATCCTGCTGCAATGCGTCGAGCTGCTTCGATAGCTTGTCACGAATCAGCTTGTACCGATTTCGGACTTGTGCGGCGGCCTCTTCTTCATTGAATCGACGATGGATCGGGGCGGTTGTACCAGTAGTTGAGGTCATACCTGTCTCTCCCAATTAAGGCGCCAACGATTACGCACGTTGGTGATGCGCTTAAGGCGCGATCAAATGTCCCCTCTTCTCCCCAATGATCAATCTCGGCAACGAGATCCTCAATAGGATCCATTGTAGCGTCGATAATTACCCGCAACATAAATTGATGGAGCCATCCACACATTTCTCCGCGACTCTCAATCATCCACCGGAGCATATCGGGCTTAAACAAAAGCTCATAGTGCGAGTGACACTCCGTGAGTGATTGATCCGTACCGGAGATCTCCGTAATTGGCGGGTTCTCGCCCGAACGGCTCTCGTCTACTGAAAAAACGATATGGTCAACGATTAATGCAAGATGCTCCCACCGGGCAAGAGCTAGAATGGCCTCCAATACACCAAGCAGGTTTTCTGAAAACAGAATTGGCCCGAAAGAGTTGCGAGACGTGACACGAAACGCGATGCCCATAACCGTAGTCCTAAAACAGCAGTGAGACCGTGTTTCTCCCGTCATTTCGCGCATTACTCCCTTTTCGGGCATTTCCTCGCGCCAGCGTCGGAACGACTCGTGTACCTCGTCAACAGACGCACCTACAAGACCCGCTAGCTCACTCGCCACCTCGGCGCTATCGCCACTGGCATACGCGAGCGCATCGTGTGCCATCGGCATTCCGAGCGACTGTAAGACAGAAACCAATTCGCGAAGCTCTCTCGCATCTCCTGCCTCAAGGTTGAGAAAGAAACACCCTAGCCACAACTCATTTTGGCGAAGATCTTCGGAAAGTCGATCACAACGATATACTTCTGGATCAAGTTGCGAAAGTGACATCAAGCAGATTTCGTACCATGCTAGGAACGGTGCCACGCGCCCCAATGCCAGTTCGCACCAGCACATTCGTTTCGCGGCTAACAAGCCTAGAAACGGGTCCACAAAACCGCGTTCCGTGACTCGCAATGCCAGTACCGCTCCCAAAAGCGCCTCCATTCTGGCCGCCCAGAACAGTTGCATGTGCAGGTATGCATCGCAGCATGCAAGGGCTGCTCGGCAGCTATCCTCAAGAGACTCCTCCTTCGCGAGCCGCGAGCGCGCCTTTCCCAATAACAGCAGTGATTCGCGATGATGGTCATTGACCAGTAGCTGCTGACCTCGCTTCAGCAGCATCTCGCCCTCGGCACGGTCGCCGCTGCGCTGCCGGACCAGTTCGCTGGCCTCGTTAAACAATTCCTCGTACTCGGGCACGATGTCGTCGACAAATTCCCCTATGGTCGAGATATCTTGAACGATTGAGCTCAGTGGGTATGTTGCCATGCCAGACGACCGGCGGAGGCAATCGCGAACCCGATTGCACACAACCTCAAAGGATTCATCAATTACAGGGAACATCTCTTGATACAGCGCCTTTCCAGCATCGTCGAGGCGATTCGGGGGTTCGTACTTTCTCCTTTCCCAGGCACGCATTAACCGCGTCAACCAGAGCGTCGTTTCGGCATAGAGCGCATTATTAGGGCGGAGAGAATCACTCGCCAAGTCCTGAAGCTTCTCAGTTATCGCCGTTAGTCGCGCAGAAACTCGCGCATCATCAACGGAGATCTTACCCAGGCGCAGCGCGCCGGCTAGAAGCGTCAACAAGTTGCTAAGGAGTGCGCATTCTTCCGTGTCGACGATTTCGGATAGGTGTTGCTCGATGACCAAGTAAATGGCAGCGACTTGGAGTGGATCGTCGTACCACCAAAGACTCGTCCATGCGTGATCATAACACGCATTGATGATTTGTTTAGTATTGCCAAAGGCGACGGCGAGTTGTCGGGCACGAGTGAACAACCCGTCGACTTCATGACGTGGTTTTTCTAATCCGCGCGATAGTATGGCTGCCCGCCGGTAATCGGCTGACAATAGGTAGTCCGTGGGATAGTACTCAGTCGGCCGCGATAGATGGTCCAGCAAAACGTCAAGTTCCTGCCCTCTCGCGGTATCACGTGGGCCAATTGCGCGAGTCGAACCCATTCGGCCGGTTAGGTTCAGGCTTTCGAATGCAATGTCCTGGCGACGATGATCGAAGACGCGACTTAAAATCCAGCTTCGGTCGAGGATATGGACATCGAAACCATATTTGTCAGACAACAACTGTTCGGACTCGCTGCGGTCTTTGTCGCGAACGAATTGATTGCTAATAAAGTAGACTTTGTCGAAACGTCGGGCCAGCTCAGCAATCTTGTGGACGTCACTCTTGACTTTCGATTTCCAGTCCTTTTTGCAGCTAAAAGCAAACGCCCAATTCTCGCTGGTCGGCTGAACCGCACCACTCCAATATGTGCGTTCTGCGAGCTCTTGAGAAACAGGATACGTTGACGAGTCGGTTTTGCTGTCTCCACCCCCAGTTGGCCCTGTTTGAGGCCGAAGGTTCGGGCAAATCTCAACCTCGGCAAGGCGGCGCGCAAAATTCTCAAACGCATGTTCCTGACTTCGGCTCGTCAATGTCTCAAGATGATACTCAAAGTAACCTCGGTCAAGCGTTGACTCAGTTGCGTCCACGGAGTCGGAGAACAGCTCTGGACGAGTTCTCCGCATGTATTCCGCGGGGTCAAAGTCGCCACGCTCGATGAATTCAGTCAGGAGTGAGTGTTGTTTCGACATTGCGTACTAATCCAATTTCCACCACCTCTTGAATCGGCCCACGGTCGTCAAGAGATGCATGGGCCGGTTCGAGGCGCCGGATATCGACAGGGTCATTCTAACGAACGGTTGCCCCGCATGCGATTGCCGCCGGGCGCCACGGATCGGCGCGTAGCGGGGGCTCTCCGCGTTGCCCGTGCGTGACGCGGCCGGCGCCCCGTTCCAACGTCCCGCGAAGCGCTTGCTAATACTGCACACTGCGAAACGCCTCACCGATCGCGGGCGAAGGTCATCCGCTGCATCGGCCGTTAGGCGTCAGGCCGTCTCTGTCACTCCGCCCGCTCGGCG
Coding sequences within it:
- a CDS encoding DUF1501 domain-containing protein — its product is MHDRYGRHPMGRGLLLARRLVEAGSALVTVNWHNDGSDVKSPFWDTHKDNFNSLRDRLIPPADVGLSALLDDLDERGLLATTLVVVLGEFGRTPRIGRIVMNSATDASGRDHWPHAYSVLLAGGGVRPGQVYGSSDNRAAYVVDSPVTPPDLTATVLHALGIDPQHLIHDLQGRPHKLSDGRVVRELF